The following are encoded together in the Oceanobacillus zhaokaii genome:
- the hrcA gene encoding heat-inducible transcriptional repressor HrcA, which translates to MLTERQLLILQVIIDEFIETAHPVGSRAISKKGTIPYSAATIRNEMADLEDMGFLEKTHSSSGRIPSESGYRYYVDHLIAPNPLQKDVNIIKSIIKDGFYEFEQIVQMSAELLSELTNYTSIILGPELLDTKLKQLQIVTLSSQAAVAILITDTGHVEHRSFKVPPTINPSDLEKMVNILNDRLKGVPIVRLDEIFHSEVAQLMKLYIRDYDKTYDYLKDIFLYDHPVKLYISGKSNILMQPEFNDVGKIRTFFTMMEDENEIINLLRNSHHGIKVTIGNENKVEAIKDLSLITAPYQLTNNLMGTIALIGPTRMEYRKVISLLNGLSNEMTNALYKWSQYDG; encoded by the coding sequence ATGTTGACAGAAAGGCAGCTATTGATTTTACAGGTTATTATTGATGAATTCATCGAGACGGCTCATCCAGTCGGCTCACGAGCAATTTCGAAAAAGGGAACCATACCATATAGCGCTGCTACAATTAGAAATGAGATGGCAGATTTAGAAGATATGGGATTTCTAGAGAAAACCCATTCTTCATCAGGTCGTATTCCTTCAGAATCGGGGTACCGTTATTATGTTGACCATTTAATTGCTCCAAATCCATTGCAAAAAGATGTAAACATCATTAAAAGCATTATTAAAGATGGGTTTTATGAATTTGAACAAATCGTTCAAATGTCAGCAGAACTACTTTCTGAGCTTACGAATTATACATCGATTATTCTGGGACCAGAGTTATTGGATACGAAGCTGAAGCAGTTACAAATTGTTACGCTCTCGTCTCAAGCAGCAGTAGCTATTTTAATTACTGACACAGGTCATGTAGAGCATCGGTCGTTTAAAGTACCACCTACCATTAATCCATCAGATTTGGAAAAAATGGTTAACATTTTAAATGATCGGTTAAAAGGTGTTCCAATTGTTCGTTTGGATGAAATTTTCCATAGTGAAGTTGCACAATTAATGAAATTGTACATCCGTGATTATGATAAAACCTATGATTATTTGAAAGATATCTTTTTATATGATCATCCGGTTAAATTATATATAAGTGGAAAATCAAACATCTTAATGCAGCCTGAATTTAATGATGTTGGCAAAATCCGAACTTTCTTCACTATGATGGAAGATGAAAATGAAATAATTAATCTTTTGAGAAACTCCCATCACGGGATTAAAGTGACGATTGGCAATGAAAACAAAGTCGAAGCAATTAAAGACCTCAGTTTAATTACTGCTCCCTATCAACTGACTAATAATCTGATGGGAACTATTGCCTTGATTGGTCCGACAAGAATGGAATATCGTAAAGTTATTTCATTATTAAACGGTCTATCAAACGAAATGACCAATGCGCTATACAAATGGTCTCAGTATGATGGATAA
- the grpE gene encoding nucleotide exchange factor GrpE — MILEVANLEENKEKVQDETIENEEIEHEIIDSDNDGQVESDDNQEAAFKKLDALQKEKDEVYSRLLRLQAEFDNFKKRSQKEKEADRKYKSQDVVVDLLPALDNFERALQVEATPETSNLIEGISMVYRQFLDALKSQGVEPIDAEGNEFDPNLHHAVMQIEDESIASNTVVEELQKGYMLKDRVIRPAMVKVNK, encoded by the coding sequence ATGATTTTGGAGGTGGCAAATTTGGAAGAAAATAAAGAAAAAGTGCAAGATGAGACAATCGAAAATGAAGAAATAGAACATGAAATTATTGATTCAGACAATGATGGACAAGTAGAATCAGATGATAATCAGGAAGCAGCTTTTAAGAAGCTCGATGCATTACAAAAAGAAAAAGATGAGGTTTACAGCCGTTTATTAAGACTGCAAGCAGAATTTGATAATTTTAAGAAACGCTCACAAAAAGAAAAAGAAGCAGATCGTAAATATAAATCACAGGATGTAGTTGTGGACTTACTGCCAGCATTGGATAACTTCGAACGTGCATTGCAAGTAGAAGCAACACCAGAAACATCTAATTTGATCGAAGGGATATCAATGGTATATCGACAGTTCCTTGATGCTTTGAAATCACAAGGTGTAGAGCCGATTGATGCTGAAGGAAATGAATTCGATCCAAATTTACATCATGCTGTAATGCAAATTGAAGATGAATCAATTGCATCAAATACAGTTGTAGAAGAATTGCAAAAAGGGTATATGTTAAAAGACCGCGTAATTCGACCTGCGATGGTAAAAGTAAATAAATAA
- the dnaK gene encoding molecular chaperone DnaK, whose protein sequence is MSKIIGIDLGTTNSCVSVIEGGEAVVIPTPEGSRTTPSVVAFKNGERQVGEVAKRQAITNPNTIQSIKRHMGTDYKVKIEDKEYTPQEVSAIILQHIKSYAEDYIGEKVDKAVITVPAYFNDAERQATKDAGKIAGLEVERIINEPTAAALAYGIDKADQDQTILVYDLGGGTFDVSILDIGDGTFEVVATAGDNRLGGDDFDQVIIDYMVQEFKKENGIDLSKDKMATQRLKDAAEKAKKDLSGVSQTQISLPFITAGEAGPLHLELTLTRAKFEELSGELVERTMIPTRKALSDAGLSASEINKVLLVGGSTRIPAVQEAIKRELGQEPSKGVNPDEVVALGAAIQGGVLQGDVKDVLLLDVTPLSLGIETMGSVFTKLIERNTTIPTSHSQVFSTAADNQTAVDIHVLQGEREMASDNKTLGRFQLTDIPPAPRGVPQVEVTFDIDANGIVNVRAKDLGTNKEQSITIKSSSGLSDEEVEKMIKEAEENAEEDKKRREEIDLRNEADQLIFTTDKTIKDLGDKVSEDDKQKAEAAKTELKTALESNDVEQIKAKKEVLEEQVQQLSVKLYEQQAQQAQQSADGAGSTAGSQDDNVVDADYQEVDDDKDNK, encoded by the coding sequence ATGAGTAAAATTATTGGTATTGACTTAGGAACAACAAATTCATGTGTATCTGTAATTGAAGGTGGAGAAGCTGTTGTTATTCCTACTCCAGAAGGTAGCCGTACTACTCCATCTGTTGTAGCTTTTAAAAACGGTGAAAGACAAGTAGGGGAAGTTGCGAAACGTCAAGCAATTACAAACCCAAATACAATCCAATCAATTAAACGTCATATGGGTACTGATTATAAAGTCAAGATTGAAGATAAAGAATATACACCACAAGAAGTATCGGCAATCATACTACAACATATCAAGTCATATGCAGAAGATTACATCGGTGAAAAAGTTGATAAGGCAGTTATTACAGTTCCTGCGTATTTTAATGATGCAGAACGTCAAGCAACAAAAGATGCTGGTAAGATTGCTGGTCTTGAAGTAGAACGTATTATTAACGAGCCAACTGCTGCTGCCTTAGCATACGGTATTGATAAAGCAGACCAAGATCAAACAATTCTTGTATATGACCTTGGCGGTGGTACGTTTGACGTATCTATCTTAGATATTGGTGATGGTACGTTTGAAGTTGTTGCAACTGCAGGAGATAATCGCCTAGGCGGAGACGACTTTGACCAAGTAATAATAGACTACATGGTGCAAGAATTTAAGAAAGAAAATGGAATCGATCTTTCTAAGGATAAAATGGCTACACAACGTTTGAAAGACGCTGCTGAGAAAGCGAAGAAGGATTTATCAGGTGTTTCTCAAACACAAATTTCATTGCCGTTTATTACTGCTGGTGAAGCAGGACCATTACATTTAGAGTTAACACTAACTCGTGCGAAATTTGAAGAATTATCAGGTGAATTAGTTGAAAGAACAATGATTCCAACTCGTAAAGCATTATCAGATGCTGGACTTTCTGCAAGTGAAATCAATAAAGTCCTTCTAGTTGGTGGCTCAACACGTATTCCAGCTGTACAAGAAGCAATTAAACGTGAACTTGGCCAAGAGCCTTCTAAAGGTGTTAACCCGGATGAGGTAGTTGCATTAGGTGCAGCAATCCAAGGTGGTGTACTTCAAGGTGATGTTAAAGACGTATTATTATTAGACGTTACACCACTCTCATTAGGTATTGAAACAATGGGTTCTGTATTTACTAAATTAATTGAACGTAATACAACAATCCCAACAAGTCATTCACAAGTGTTCTCAACTGCTGCGGATAATCAAACAGCTGTTGATATCCATGTCCTTCAAGGGGAACGTGAAATGGCTTCAGATAATAAAACATTAGGTCGTTTCCAGTTAACGGATATTCCACCAGCACCAAGAGGGGTTCCTCAAGTTGAAGTAACTTTCGATATTGATGCGAATGGTATTGTTAATGTTCGTGCGAAAGATTTAGGTACGAATAAAGAACAATCCATTACAATTAAATCATCTTCAGGCTTATCAGACGAAGAAGTAGAAAAGATGATTAAAGAAGCTGAGGAAAATGCAGAAGAGGATAAGAAACGTCGTGAAGAAATTGATCTTCGTAATGAAGCAGATCAACTAATCTTTACTACAGATAAAACGATTAAAGATCTAGGCGATAAAGTTTCAGAAGATGATAAACAAAAAGCTGAAGCAGCAAAAACGGAATTAAAGACAGCACTAGAGTCTAATGACGTTGAGCAAATCAAAGCGAAAAAAGAAGTACTTGAAGAGCAAGTACAACAATTGTCAGTAAAACTTTATGAGCAACAAGCCCAACAAGCGCAGCAAAGTGCTGATGGTGCCGGGAGCACAGCAGGTTCACAAGATGATAACGTTGTTGATGCAGACTATCAAGAAGTCGATGATGACAAAGATAATAAATAA
- the hemW gene encoding radical SAM family heme chaperone HemW produces MNEVQSVYIHIPFCQQMCHYCDFVKFFYNEKLATEYIEALANEINTNITGTKNKVKTIYIGGGTPTALNLQQLRSLLMIIDNKFDIASCEEFTIEVNPGDIDDEKTKLLYDFGITRISFGVQVMDDKLLAELGRIHRVSDVYKTVDLLTKHQFSNISLDLIYALPNQTVEQFKQSLDEALTFNLPHYATYGLQIEPKTVFYQRHKKGMLHRPSEDDEITMYEILKQTMQANGVRQYELSNFAKKGYESKHNLTYWSNGYYYGFGAGAHGYLPERRVTNLRPLPAYVKEAMTSGKPILQTEKIRLKEKLEEEMFLGLRKIAGINMKSFSNKYGFSPKQLYKQEISDLVQRGLLLETDETIKLTDRGMLLANQVFEEFMLEDSDLIGV; encoded by the coding sequence ATGAACGAAGTACAATCTGTCTATATTCATATTCCTTTTTGCCAGCAAATGTGCCACTACTGTGATTTTGTTAAATTCTTTTATAATGAAAAACTCGCAACAGAATATATAGAGGCATTGGCAAATGAAATCAATACGAATATTACAGGAACAAAAAATAAAGTAAAAACAATTTACATTGGTGGGGGAACGCCAACCGCACTTAATTTACAGCAATTACGTTCATTGCTGATGATTATTGACAATAAATTTGATATTGCAAGTTGTGAAGAATTTACAATCGAAGTGAACCCTGGTGATATTGATGATGAAAAAACAAAATTACTGTATGATTTTGGTATAACAAGAATTTCCTTCGGTGTGCAAGTAATGGATGATAAATTATTAGCAGAATTGGGAAGAATACATCGTGTAAGTGATGTGTATAAAACAGTCGATCTATTAACGAAGCATCAGTTTTCCAATATTAGTCTAGATTTAATTTACGCATTGCCAAATCAAACAGTGGAGCAGTTTAAACAATCATTGGATGAGGCACTTACATTTAATTTGCCACATTATGCAACATATGGATTACAGATAGAGCCGAAAACAGTGTTTTATCAACGTCATAAGAAGGGCATGCTACATCGGCCTTCAGAAGATGATGAAATAACAATGTATGAAATTTTAAAACAAACGATGCAAGCGAATGGTGTCAGACAATATGAATTAAGTAACTTTGCGAAAAAGGGATATGAAAGCAAACATAATTTGACATATTGGAGCAATGGCTATTATTACGGATTTGGTGCAGGGGCACATGGATACTTGCCAGAGCGCCGAGTAACAAACTTAAGACCATTGCCTGCCTATGTTAAAGAAGCAATGACAAGCGGGAAGCCAATACTTCAAACAGAAAAAATAAGACTGAAAGAGAAATTAGAAGAAGAAATGTTTCTAGGATTAAGAAAGATAGCTGGAATTAACATGAAATCTTTCTCAAATAAATATGGGTTCTCGCCAAAACAATTATACAAGCAGGAGATTTCAGATTTAGTTCAGCGCGGTTTATTGCTAGAAACAGACGAAACCATCAAATTAACTGACAGAGGAATGCTTTTAGCAAATCAAGTGTTTGAGGAATTTATGTTAGAAGATTCCGACTTAATAGGTGTTTAG
- the dnaJ gene encoding molecular chaperone DnaJ, which yields MSKRDYYEVLGIEKNATPEEIKKAYRKLARKYHPDVNKEAGAEEKFIEVKEAYEVLSDDSKRSQYDQFGHAGASGQGFGGFGGAQDFGGFGDIFDMFFGGGGGRRRDPNAPSQGADLQYTMVLDFEEAIFGKQVDINIPKEENCDTCNGSGAKPGTKPKTCSHCNGSGQLNQEQNTPFGKVVNRRVCHHCQGTGKIIPEKCNTCGGSGRVKKNKKININIPAGIDEGQQIRVAGKGEAGLNGGPAGDLFVVIQIRSHEFYEREGDNIYCELPVTFAQAALGDEMEVPTVHGKVKLKVPAGTQTGKTFRLRGKGAPNVRGRGQGDQYVKVRIMTPTNLTDKQKTLLREFNEIGGNESIDEQDGSFFQKFKNAFKNND from the coding sequence TTGAGTAAACGAGATTATTATGAAGTACTTGGAATAGAAAAAAATGCAACACCAGAAGAAATAAAAAAAGCATACCGTAAGTTAGCAAGAAAATACCATCCAGATGTAAACAAAGAAGCTGGTGCTGAAGAAAAATTTATCGAAGTAAAAGAGGCATATGAAGTGCTTAGCGATGATTCCAAACGATCACAATACGATCAATTTGGTCATGCTGGTGCAAGTGGTCAAGGATTTGGTGGATTTGGCGGTGCACAGGACTTCGGTGGCTTTGGTGATATTTTCGATATGTTCTTTGGTGGTGGCGGTGGCAGAAGACGTGACCCTAACGCCCCAAGCCAAGGTGCAGATTTGCAATATACAATGGTCTTAGATTTTGAAGAAGCCATTTTTGGTAAACAAGTTGATATTAATATACCTAAAGAAGAAAACTGTGATACATGTAATGGTTCAGGTGCGAAGCCAGGTACAAAACCAAAAACATGTTCACATTGTAATGGTTCCGGCCAACTGAACCAAGAACAGAATACACCATTTGGAAAAGTTGTAAACCGAAGAGTGTGCCACCATTGTCAAGGAACAGGTAAAATTATTCCCGAAAAATGTAACACATGCGGTGGCAGCGGAAGAGTGAAAAAGAATAAAAAAATCAACATCAATATTCCAGCAGGTATTGATGAAGGTCAACAAATTCGTGTAGCAGGAAAAGGGGAAGCTGGATTAAACGGTGGACCAGCTGGTGACTTATTTGTTGTTATCCAAATCAGATCCCATGAATTTTATGAGCGTGAAGGAGATAATATTTATTGTGAATTACCTGTAACCTTTGCGCAAGCCGCACTTGGGGATGAAATGGAAGTGCCAACTGTCCATGGGAAAGTGAAGCTTAAAGTGCCAGCAGGAACACAAACAGGGAAAACCTTCCGTTTAAGAGGAAAGGGTGCGCCAAATGTACGTGGACGTGGACAAGGGGATCAGTATGTTAAAGTAAGAATAATGACACCTACTAATTTAACTGATAAGCAAAAAACATTGCTACGTGAATTTAATGAAATTGGTGGAAATGAATCGATAGATGAGCAAGATGGTTCTTTCTTCCAGAAGTTTAAGAATGCTTTTAAAAATAATGATTAA
- the prmA gene encoding 50S ribosomal protein L11 methyltransferase, which produces MKWSEICIHTTNEAIEPISNILHETGASGLVIEEPMELVKEDTPFAEIYELDPNDFPDEGVRIKAYLPMNSFLGETVEEIKQAINNLLVYDIDLGQNHVTLSEVHEEEWATAWKKYYKPAKISKKITITPTWEEYTPVDSDEIIIELDPGMAFGTGTHPTTVLSVQALEAYLNKGDTVIDVGSGSGILSIASVLLGASKVQAFDLDEIAIKSTKTNAKINKVENKIIAKQNNLLDQVDEKANIIVSNILAEIIVRFADDAWKNLKDGGLFITSGIIQGKKQLVHDRLKEAGFEIIAMNEMEDWISVIAKKVL; this is translated from the coding sequence TTGAAATGGTCAGAAATTTGCATTCACACAACGAACGAAGCAATTGAGCCAATCTCAAATATTCTGCATGAAACTGGTGCTAGTGGTCTTGTAATTGAAGAACCAATGGAATTGGTTAAAGAAGATACACCATTTGCGGAAATCTATGAACTTGATCCAAATGATTTCCCGGATGAAGGGGTACGGATAAAAGCATACTTACCAATGAATAGCTTTTTAGGAGAAACTGTTGAAGAAATTAAGCAAGCTATAAATAATTTATTGGTTTACGATATTGACCTTGGTCAAAACCATGTGACATTAAGTGAGGTACATGAGGAAGAATGGGCTACCGCCTGGAAAAAGTACTATAAGCCAGCTAAGATTTCCAAGAAGATTACAATTACGCCAACATGGGAAGAGTATACTCCAGTAGATAGTGATGAAATTATTATCGAGTTGGATCCTGGAATGGCTTTTGGTACAGGGACACATCCAACTACTGTGTTAAGTGTTCAAGCATTAGAAGCATATTTAAATAAAGGTGACACAGTAATAGATGTGGGCAGTGGATCTGGAATATTGAGTATTGCATCGGTTTTACTAGGAGCAAGTAAAGTACAGGCATTTGACCTGGATGAAATAGCAATAAAAAGCACAAAAACAAATGCAAAAATCAACAAAGTAGAAAATAAAATTATTGCAAAGCAAAATAATTTATTAGACCAGGTTGATGAAAAAGCAAATATTATCGTTTCAAATATTTTAGCAGAAATTATTGTTCGGTTTGCTGATGATGCATGGAAGAATCTTAAAGATGGCGGATTATTTATTACTTCCGGTATTATTCAAGGAAAAAAACAACTCGTGCATGATCGATTAAAAGAGGCTGGCTTTGAGATAATTGCGATGAATGAAATGGAAGATTGGATTTCAGTTATTGCAAAGAAAGTCCTCTAA
- a CDS encoding 16S rRNA (uracil(1498)-N(3))-methyltransferase, with amino-acid sequence MMQRYFIPQIDWQGNEISIKGDDAHHIIRVMRNQVGDQIICNHQDGNAAICEITSLNQNIVHAAVIDWKAETVELPIAVTIAQGLPKGDKFDLILQKGTELGASRFIPVKMDRSIVVWDGRKIEKKMARFEKIVKEASEQSHRNKIPEIVLPMTVAELIHESVNYDVKIFAYEEEAKVEAHQSFAGIVSRIVDNQKVLLCIGPEGGFSEQEAKKLKENGFHAVRLGPRILRTETASLYALASLSYHLEEINGNHD; translated from the coding sequence ATGATGCAACGTTACTTTATTCCACAAATAGATTGGCAAGGAAATGAAATAAGTATCAAAGGTGATGATGCACATCACATTATTCGTGTAATGCGAAATCAGGTTGGCGATCAAATTATCTGTAATCATCAAGATGGTAATGCGGCTATTTGTGAAATAACATCTCTAAATCAGAATATTGTCCATGCTGCTGTGATTGATTGGAAGGCGGAGACTGTTGAGCTCCCAATTGCAGTTACCATTGCACAAGGGCTGCCAAAAGGCGACAAATTCGACTTAATATTACAAAAGGGAACAGAGCTTGGCGCAAGTAGGTTTATCCCAGTAAAAATGGATCGCTCAATCGTTGTTTGGGATGGAAGGAAAATAGAGAAGAAGATGGCCCGCTTTGAGAAAATTGTCAAAGAAGCGAGTGAGCAAAGTCATCGGAATAAGATTCCAGAAATTGTGCTGCCAATGACGGTAGCCGAGCTCATTCACGAATCAGTGAACTATGATGTGAAGATCTTTGCTTATGAAGAGGAAGCAAAAGTAGAGGCTCATCAATCATTTGCTGGAATTGTAAGTCGAATTGTTGATAATCAAAAGGTTCTTCTTTGTATCGGTCCTGAAGGTGGTTTTTCTGAGCAGGAAGCGAAAAAGTTAAAGGAGAATGGGTTTCATGCGGTAAGGCTTGGTCCAAGAATACTGCGAACAGAAACCGCGTCATTATATGCATTGGCAAGTTTGTCTTATCATTTAGAAGAAATAAACGGTAATCACGATTAA